DNA from Ictidomys tridecemlineatus isolate mIctTri1 chromosome 12, mIctTri1.hap1, whole genome shotgun sequence:
GAACCCTAGAAATTAGTCATTTCAAGCCACAATAACCTCAGATGATCCCTTGGATTTTAAAAGTCctgtatctttttgttttgatcaAAAGTCACATAGCCTTACTCcagattattagaaaaaaaaattctacctaaaATACAGTTGTACTTTTTAAATAACGAATAAATACACTGTCTGCTTGGAGAGACCTGGGGATTTGATATTCTATACTGACTTTATCATTTTTCTACAAATGCTGCCGCCGCCATTGGTGTCCTTATGCTTCCTCTTGCTGAAGCCGTCAACTCTTCAATCTCAgcatttaatttatgtattacCCATTCCATTGCTTCTCGGCCTTTACTAGCATTAGACGATATTGTGGTCGCCATCAGTCCTTCCAGGTAACTGCTAAGGCTGACTCCCTGCACAGAGATGATGGCTTCCTGAGTTAAAATAGTCTTTTCTGGGTCTTGAGGATGTGGTTTGTAGATAAGTCTCTCATCCACTGAAACCATATTTGTAAAGGAAATATTAGTCGATTTAAGTTCCATTGTTTTCTCTACAGGATCAACTACAGAATGTTCCTGCACATATGTTTTGGTTCTTGCTGAACCAATAAGAGACTTCACGATGGAAGGCAGTCCCCACTCTGTGCTAAGAAGTCTGTGGCTGTGCAGCTTTCCAGAGGGATCTATATGCCTGTCCAGCACATCAACTCCAACCACACTCGGGTTCATAGGGTTTGGGTATTTCTGCATTGCAGCTGTTGTAACAGTTTCCCATGGGTGGTCGAAGACGTGCTCCGAGGTCCAGATCTTCATGGTGCCGGCGACCTGAGTCCTGTCCGGGAGACTCTAGGGGACAATGAGGCCACACTACCCAGCCCCACCCGCACCCGGCGGCCGTGCAGCGCGCAGGCGCCGTGGGGCCTGGCGCGAGGACGTCCCGACGCTGCGGCCCCGCGCCCTATCCCGGCCAGGCCAAGCCTCAGCGCCGCGCAGCGCAACCGGGCTCCCTGGGCTATGATCTTTGCTCTGGTGAAGTCTAATGGTAATTatgtgttgagttttttgagtgtGCTATAACAGGTTTTAATGAAAATTTGATTTGGATATGAACTGACCTGttgattttattgcttattttagaTGGATAATTGCTTGAGAAAAGAATAATCTTTTTGACCTCATAAGGTACATTTGTTATCTATTGCCATGTAGCAAATTACCCCACGTTAGTGATTAAAACCCAAAAGCACTCATCTCATTCAGTTTCTGTAGGTCAGGAATTCAAGGGTGGATGAGCTGGGTGGTGCTGACTCAGGGTCTCTGAAGATGTCAGCTACAGCTGCAATTATCCAAAGGCATGGCTGGGTTGGCAACCCACTTCCAGGACAGCCCTCATGGGACTCACGGCTGCTGACTGCTCCTCTTTGGATGAACATCTTCACAGGGCTGCTCACGATCTTGCAGGTGGCTTCTCTCAGAAATATCAGGAGAAGGAGAAAGTCCAAGAAAAAAGTGTCATTGCTTTTTATGATCTAACAGTGGAGGTGACACGCCACTACACCTTCTATGTTTCACTGGGCGCACAGACCCTCTTGTAGTATGGGAGAGTATTACACCAGGGAAAGGGGAACATTGGGGTCTTCTCAGAGGCTGCTGTCACCTGTGGCTTTTATAAtactaaaaatggaaaagttttaCCATTCTAATTTGCAATTGGTAATCAATTTGGTAGTTAAAAGGCAAAATTGTTTCTGacaacaaaaatcaaatggcTTAATAGTTTTACTATGCTTCTGTGCTCACTGAAATGATGAAAACTGTTCTGGGCCACTTTTTGCATCTTGTATTGTCATGCCTTTCTGCTTAGTTCAGGTGATATTCTTCTCTTTTATGTTACTCTTAGCAATGTTAGTGTCAAAATTCCTATGAGGCTGTATCAGTATTTTGTTGCTGGAATAACATTATTGCCTAAACTTAGTAGCTGAAAACAACACAATTTTTAGAGTGCTGTTTTTGTAATTTGGAAATGCAGGCGGACTTGATTGAATCTTCTGCTTACATTTCCACAAGGTTGAAATCAAGGTGGTGGCCGATTGCTTTTCTGAATGGGCACTCTGAAGGGAGATCTCCTATCACAGTCATTCTGGGAATTGGctgcatttagttttttttttttcctgtagggcTGAGGTCCCCCATTACTTGCTTCCTGTTAGATGGAGACTTGTCTTGATTCCTAGGAGCTGTCTAAGCTTCCGCATCGTGCATAGTAACGCCGCTGCTTTTAGGGAACTCATGTGATTAGGTTGGATCCACTCACAGAAGCCTGAACCATCTCACACAACCAAACTGATATTTGCAGCCAAGTGCTTTCACTTGTCCGCTTCTTCCAGTAGAATTTGGACATTccaactttcttctttcctcttcttttctccttgtcCCTTGATGTCCACGCTAACAATATTTCAGTTGGATACCACTCTAAACAACTATAGGAGTTGCTGTGTGAATTTCATGTTGGTTTCCTCCATGAGACAGAATGCCTTTGATAgagtgccttttctttctttgtcttctgcAGAGAAGGCTCAGGGGTGATACACTTGGTCTTCCCAGAGGCCCTCCTACCTGATTAGGCGGCTCTGAGAGTCACACCCCAAAGCTCTTCAAAGAGTCTTTTGTGTGTCTCAAAAATCTGATCTTTTCAGGTTTCTAATATTTCAGTAAAAAGTTATCTAGTCAAGTGCTGGATTTTACTCTGTTACAATGTGAGTGAATCTCTCAATTCCGTTGTCTTTTGCCATCCAAATGAGACAAGAATTCTCCCAtgcattttcttgtttccttccacTGTAAAAGTTTGTTTGCTCAattaatttcttaacattttgctatcagcagcacaaaaacaaaataaaaacaacaacaaaagccttcAGTGTTTTTCTAGAAATCTCCTCAACTAATTGTCCAAGATCATCTTTTACAAGTTGGGTTCTCCCAGCGTTGAAGTTTGGGGAATAGTATCTGAAGACATAGGATGTTTTTGGCAGGCTGAGCATTTGACCCAAAAGAAAAACTTGTATTGCTTCTCCCTCCCCAGGCATAGGCCAAGACTCTTAGGAGTTTCCTTATCTGCATTAAGGACCAGATGGCTGCAGGGACACCATTGCTTTCTATccattcctgaaatctcatctatttgaaaaaataagactgAGGAATGGACCCACCCCTGGATGGACTTTGATATGAAATGAAGTCTATCCCTTGGGCTCGTGCAAATTCCAAAGAGAATCATGTACAAACTAACTTCTGTCTACGGGACTCTTCATTCCCCCTGGTAGTCATTTATACCACCTCAATATTGTCTACATTCCTCATTCTCTCCTTTCCCCATAGAAATAGAAGGGTATATAAGTACTATGGATTGGATATGAGATGCCCACCCCCAAAGCCTGTGTTAAGGCAGGAAatgttcaggggtgaaatgattagatcagaagagctataacctcatcagtggattaatgcatttgATGGATgagtaatttgaatggactaactgggtggtaagtgtaggcaggtggggcatggctggaggaagcaggacGCTGGGAGTGTGCCTTGGGGATTATACGTAGTGTCCCTGATTCttgtctctctctccacccctgtATCTATAACTAGGACCCAATTCCAATAAACTTTCCACTAAGATACAACAAAGATCCACCCTTCTTCAGTTTCTGGTAACATATGCCCCACTACCTCCTGAGGCCTCATGGAGAGCACATTGACTAATAGTCAATTTATGACAGTTTTGTCTTCTTTAAGATAATGTAGTATCATATCTAATGTTTGTTCATTGAACTAAAGATGTTTTGTATTATGTTGACACTGGtgtaagagaaaaaatgatttctttacTTGTCCATCTTTAGATGCATGGTTGAAGCATCTGTAACAAAACACAGATGAAATCAGCAAGAGAAAAGCACACAAATCCAAGTGTGACTTTTACATGTCATGAGagtcttcagaaatgaagataCCATGAAACAGACTCTGTTGTGTATTTTCATGCCTAAGTTCAATGGAGAGTGAAAGTTGAAAATTTGTGGAGATTGATTGCACAAAGGGGTTATGATCTAATAATGAACTTGGGGGAAGACACCTACCATCCctggtcattctttttttttgtaatcctaTATCTCATCACAGAATTCTTTTATAGCCAGCTCAGGGAAAGGGTGTGAGATGGTGAGGATGGCCTTCCTGGAAGTGCTGTTTTCTCAAATTCCAAGGTGTTGTATTTTGGAGTAGTACCGTTTGGGACTCCAACTGGCATGGTGCACCTTACAAAATAATCTCACTTTTCAGGATCGTAATGATTTTATAGATACATACCTAAAATAAAGTACACATATTCCCCTTTTAAGATAAATTCATGTGTGACATCTCTTTTATTCATGACAGACATAGTAATTGATGAAGATACTTTTTCTGTGTGAGCTATTTAAGCATTTAGCTATCTCATCACCAATCCATGCAATGTACTCCAGGGACCACTAATA
Protein-coding regions in this window:
- the LOC144369005 gene encoding PRELI domain containing protein 3B, with the protein product MKIWTSEHVFDHPWETVTTAAMQKYPNPMNPSVVGVDVLDRHIDPSGKLHSHRLLSTEWGLPSIVKSLIGSARTKTYVQEHSVVDPVEKTMELKSTNISFTNMVSVDERLIYKPHPQDPEKTILTQEAIISVQGVSLSSYLEGLMATTISSNASKGREAMEWVIHKLNAEIEELTASARGSIRTPMAAAAFVEK